From the genome of Penicillium oxalicum strain HP7-1 chromosome VII, whole genome shotgun sequence:
CCAACAGTGCGTGACTGCGCCTCGACCGCCATGCAACTGATCAAAAAGGGCATTCAGGTTCAATGTATGGAGATCATGGATGAGGTTCAGATGGATGTGATCAATCGTGCAGGTGGAACCGGGAAGACTTGGAAGGTCACGCCTACACTATTCTTCAAGTTCAGCGGAACCACCGCCGGCGTTGCCGATAGCATCAATTTAACCCGGCAACTTGCCAAGAGCAACGTGAGTGGTTTATTTTGAGGACAGAAGTAAGCCCACAATCAGACTAACTCATGCCGGGATCTAGAATGCAATGGAATTCATGTTTGCCAAGACCGAACAAGAAGCTCATGATCTATGGTCAGCCCGCAAGCAATCCCTCTGGAGTATGATGGCGTTACGCAAAGAGGGCTCGGAGGTTTGGTCAACGGACGTGGCCGTGCCACTTTCCAGGTTACCCGACATCATCGAAATTTCAAAGAAGGAGCTCGACTCTCTGGGCATGTTCGCTAGTATTCTGGGACATATTGGCGATGGCAATTTCCACGCAAGCATCATGTACGACCGGAAAGACGCTGCGGAACTAGCTCGAGTTGAAAAGGTCGTCTATGATATGGTTGACCGGGCCCTGGACATGGAAGGCTCTTGCACCGTACGTACCTGAACCCGGGATGGAGCAATAAGCGAGAGAAAGCACTGCTGACTGTGAACTCGACAGGGAGAGCATGGAGTGGGTCTGGGGAAGAAGGAATCCCTGAAGAAAGAACTTGGACCGGCTACAATTGGAGTCATGAGAAGTCTGAAGCGCTCTCTTGACCCTCACTGGCTCTTGAATCCAGGAAAGATCTTCGATTGGGAGGACGAGCACTGGGAATCTTGCAATGGGCACGCAAGGAAAGTTTGAGAGCGATTTATGATTGTGTACGTCAGCCAGGTTCTCCAGACAATTGGTAATCCAAGAATCTCTTTCACATGTGGCCTACGCATACACTGTGTTCCCCAGACCCATGCTGTAGAGGCTTTCCGTGCATATATGCTTAAAATCCGACAAGCTTCTTGGAAAGTTTTGTATTCTGTTCCCCTGAGTCATCTTAGGAGAGATATGTCACTCGGAACAGCGACTAGCTACTGCATCTCGTGAAATGATACCTTGAGACCCAATCTCACCCTGACATCAGCTTCAGAGTGCAGCCGAGTCAGACCAAACCAGGCTGCAGCCGGGGATGAGTCGTCCAACTCCGGTGTTGAAGCAGCCCGACCCACTGGTTAGCTGAAGGCTCCCGCTAGTCTGCCCGCTGCGGGCAAAAGTGATGAGTCAGCGCGGGGCCGCGGACGGTGTCGATTCAGATAATCGGCGCGATATCGCTGAAAGTTCATGTCAGACTTGAAATCTATCTTGCAATCCCATCTCTGACGCAGATTTGAAGGGTGAGTCTTCCATGGTCTCGGATTCAGAATGCATTGATTCTGTCTTCAACCCCTCCCCCTGCAATCATTCCGCCTTATTGTATTGCCCATGAGCCAGGAACTGTCATTGCGGGGCAGTCGGCATCTTGAGTCAGACTCGACCTTTAGCAGACAGTCCTCAATGACATCAATGCGCAATATGATTTAAGCTGCGCTGCCGTAACGGCCGGGTATACTGAATGCAAGTTGACTGTGATCTCGGATGAATAGGACATTTCGCAGAAACCATACGAAATGGCTGGCTCATATCCCAAGAAGAAGTGCGGTAGGTACTCCGCTatcatcttccatctcaaGAGGCATGGCGCTAACTTTTATCGCCAGGTGTTTTGGGTGCCACTGGATCGGTGGGACAACGCTTTATCCTTCTGCTCGCAGACCACCCATTCCTTGAACTACATGCCCTGGGAGCCTCGGAGCGCTCTGCCAACAAGAAATACAAAGATGCTGTGCGATGGAAGCAGTCTGCTCCCATGTCGGAGAAGCTGAGCAACTTGGTTCTGCGCGAGTGTAAGGCGGAGCTCTTCAAAGACTGTGACCTGGTGTTTTCTGGCTTGAACAGTGATATCGCAGGCGAGACAGGTAAGCCCATCTTTCTTGTCCTCTATCTACCTTGTAACTCCTTACCATCAAATGACGGCTAACAATTGGGGATAGAAATGGCTTTTATCAAGGCAGAAATTCCTGTGTTCTCTAACGCAAAGAACTATCGAAAGGACCCCATCGTGCCACTGGTGGTGCCTACTGTCAACCCCTCCCACATGGACCTGATCCCTCACCAACGCAAACATTTCGGTTTGAAGAAGGGATTTTTGGTCTGCAACTCCAACTGTGCTGTGATTGGCGTCGTGATTCCGTTTGCTGCCCTTCAAGCCAAGTTTGGCCCCGTCGAGGAGGTCGAGGTTTTCACCGAGCAGGCTATCTCGGGTGCGGGATACCCCGGCGTTCCCAGCTTGGACATTGTCGACAATGTGATTCCATACATCAGTGGCGAGGAGGACAAGTTGGAGAACGAGGCCCAGAAGATCCTCGGTTCTTTGAATGGGGATGCGACCGCTTTCAACGAGCAGGCTGGATTGCGGATTGGTGCCACCTGCACCCGTGTCGGCGTCACGGATGGCCACATGGCCTTTGTCTCTCTCCGCTTCAAGAATCGTCCAGCccccaaggccgaggaggttGCTCAGGCGATGCGTGAATACCAGTCCGAAGCCCAGAAACTCGGCGCTCCTTCAGCGCCCGAGTTGGCCATCAAGGTCTTCGATGAGCCAGACCGTCCCCAACCGCGTCTTGATCGGGATATCTCCAAGGGCTACACCGTGAGCGTGGGACGCATCCGTGATGGCGCCGAGGGCGGGTATTTCGATATTCGCTTCGCTGCCCTTTCTCACAACACGGTCATCGGCGCTGCTGGctcttccatcctcaatGCCGAGGTAGCTGTTATCAAGGGTTACATCTAGACGAAAATGTATAGCGTGCGAGGGCGAATCCCTTGGGATTGCAACCCACAAAAACAAAGCGAAAGTGCAGTCATGGAAACAACATTGTGAATAAGCCCTGTGAACTTGGTCTAGGCCATTGACGGCCCACTTGAAGAAAGGCCACACGCCAACAACTTACCCCATTGACGGATACTAATGTTCTGCACTTTACTCAAATCAATGATGTACATAACTCCGCACTTTATTTTTAGGCGGTCGGGCGAGGCTCCGCAGGCGGACTTCACAGGAATCCACCTGCACTTCCGGCCTGGCCGCCCGGCGATAAGGCGCGATAACATAAGCGGGTCAGTGACTCGAGAGCCCTTACCTTTTATGGACTAGCGTGTTCTAGGGCACAAACCCACAACCCTCCAAGCTAAGCGAAATACTCTGATCACTTGTGTTATCCGGGCGCTCATCCATAGTGACTCTTTGACAACCCATCTCCGGTCGACAAATCAATCACAATGGCTCGCGGACCGTAAGTGTCATGTTATCGCTGCGCTTTTCGAATATTGCCTGTCTCGTCAAATTTGGAATCTCAGCATTGAGACGTTCATCTTGACGCCCTGGCTTCACGAGAAGAATTTTTACATTGAACGCGAACTCGAAACTGACGGTCATGCTCTTTTCAGTAAGAAGCACCAAAAGCGCCTCAGTGCGCCCTCGCACTGGCTGTTGGACAAGATGTCCGGCACCTACGCCCCCAAGGCCTCCGCCGGTCCTCACAAGCTCCGCGACTGCCTGCCCCTGATTGTCTTCATCCGCAACCGGTACGCACACCTTCCGAATTTGAGCGCCATCGCGCGAGGCTACAGACCCCTGGGATCGTGTTCTAACATCGGTCTTCAATAGTCTGAAGTACGCTCTCAACGGTCGTGAGGTCAAGGCCATCATGATGCAGCGTCTGGTCAAGGTTGACGGCAAGGTCCGCACTGACACCACCTTCCCCGCTGGTTTCATGGACGTCATCTCCCTCGAGAAGACTGGCGAGCACTTCCGTCTCATCTACGACACCAAGGGTCGCTTCACCGTCCACCGCATtcaggccgaggaggctgagTTCAAGCTCTGCAAGGTCAAGCGTGTTCAGCTCGGCAAGGGCGGGATCCCATTCTTGGTTACGCACGATGCGCGAACGTGAGTGCAAACTCTCCTCGAAGTTCCGTGTCATTCAGTCGTTGGACCAAGCTTTGGTTGATCGGCGGAGGATGAATTGAACTTCGGTAAGCCCGCATTCAGCACAGAACAAAGTTTTGCTAATTTGAGCTTTGCCATGTAGCATCCGTTACCCCGACCCTGCCATCAAGGTCAACGACACCGTCAAGATTGACATTGCTACCGGCAAGATCGTCGACTTTGTCCGTTTCGACACTGGTGTCGTCGCCATGGTTACTGGCGGTCGTAACATGGGTCGTGTTGGTGTTATCACTCACCGGTAAGTCAAATTGCGTCTACTGCCTGCATTTGAACGCATTTCTAACTCCCACTTCTTTTCCAGTGAGCGTCACGAGGGTGGTTTCTCCATCACTCACATCAAGGATGCCATTGACAACACCTTCGCTACCCGCGAGTCCAACGTGTTCGTCATTGGTCAGGAGAAGCCCTGGGTTTCCCTGcccaagggcaagggtgtcaagctctccatctctgAGGAGCGTGACCGCCGTCGTGCCCACGCCATCGCTGCTTAAGTGTCTCACGACACTAGTGGTGAGTAGTATGCTCGCTCATTGTTTAACCCTTTGGGTATTGACAGTGACTGGTCATACTCAAAAAAATAAACCCCAAAACTGC
Proteins encoded in this window:
- a CDS encoding Aspartate-semialdehyde dehydrogenase gives rise to the protein MAGSYPKKKCGVLGATGSVGQRFILLLADHPFLELHALGASERSANKKYKDAVRWKQSAPMSEKLSNLVLRECKAELFKDCDLVFSGLNSDIAGETEMAFIKAEIPVFSNAKNYRKDPIVPLVVPTVNPSHMDLIPHQRKHFGLKKGFLVCNSNCAVIGVVIPFAALQAKFGPVEEVEVFTEQAISGAGYPGVPSLDIVDNVIPYISGEEDKLENEAQKILGSLNGDATAFNEQAGLRIGATCTRVGVTDGHMAFVSLRFKNRPAPKAEEVAQAMREYQSEAQKLGAPSAPELAIKVFDEPDRPQPRLDRDISKGYTVSVGRIRDGAEGGYFDIRFAALSHNTVIGAAGSSILNAEVAVIKGYI
- a CDS encoding 40S ribosomal protein S4-A, with protein sequence MARGPIETFILTPWLHEKNFYIERELETDGHALFSKKHQKRLSAPSHWLLDKMSGTYAPKASAGPHKLRDCLPLIVFIRNRLKYALNGREVKAIMMQRLVKVDGKVRTDTTFPAGFMDVISLEKTGEHFRLIYDTKGRFTVHRIQAEEAEFKLCKVKRVQLGKGGIPFLVTHDARTIRYPDPAIKVNDTVKIDIATGKIVDFVRFDTGVVAMVTGGRNMGRVGVITHRERHEGGFSITHIKDAIDNTFATRESNVFVIGQEKPWVSLPKGKGVKLSISEERDRRRAHAIAA